In Methanobacterium formicicum, a single genomic region encodes these proteins:
- a CDS encoding MEDS domain-containing protein produces the protein MKKGRQLYKIEDLKPGNHLCCIYETDEEHKSVITPYLRLGLENNEKVLYIVNENTAETVLNYLKDDGVDADQFLHNGQLSILTVTDSYMKDGVFDPDEMIKMLSDETGKALKEGYNALRVTGEMSWTLRGFPGSERLIEYEAKLNNFFPTNECLAICQYDARIFGPEILMEILETHPLAIIGSEIYENFYYIPPHEFLSGKTPEKILEHWKENLQLRKEIKTSLAEKEILLKEIHHRVKNNLMIIYSLLNLQAGYLEDEKSREIFKESQSRARSMALIHERLYLSTDLKLIDFGDYLQTLSAELLHTYATQKEIIELEMNVENIKMDINHAIPLGLISNELITNCFKHAFPNGRNGKVQIDLRKNGGLCEMIVRDNGVGFPEEIDFRNTNSLGLQMINSLTKQIDGSIDLDNNPGTEFKITFKDSNR, from the coding sequence ATGAAAAAAGGACGTCAATTATATAAAATTGAAGACCTTAAACCAGGAAATCATCTTTGCTGTATTTATGAGACTGATGAAGAACACAAAAGTGTTATCACCCCATATTTACGATTAGGACTTGAAAATAACGAAAAGGTGTTGTACATTGTCAATGAAAACACCGCCGAAACTGTTCTTAATTACCTTAAGGACGATGGAGTAGACGCTGACCAGTTCCTCCATAATGGGCAACTATCTATTCTGACCGTGACTGACTCGTATATGAAAGACGGTGTTTTTGATCCAGATGAGATGATCAAAATGCTTTCGGATGAGACAGGAAAGGCCCTAAAAGAAGGTTATAATGCCCTGCGCGTTACTGGTGAAATGTCCTGGACACTAAGAGGTTTCCCCGGATCAGAACGTCTCATTGAATACGAAGCAAAATTGAACAACTTTTTTCCAACAAACGAATGTCTGGCTATTTGCCAATATGATGCCCGTATTTTTGGCCCTGAAATCTTAATGGAAATACTAGAAACCCACCCTTTAGCCATTATTGGCAGTGAAATCTATGAAAACTTCTATTACATCCCTCCTCATGAATTTCTCAGTGGAAAAACTCCGGAAAAGATACTGGAACACTGGAAAGAAAACCTTCAGTTGAGGAAGGAAATAAAAACCTCTCTGGCAGAAAAGGAAATACTCCTGAAAGAGATTCATCACCGGGTTAAAAATAATCTAATGATTATCTACAGCCTGTTGAATCTTCAGGCCGGGTACTTGGAAGATGAGAAATCCCGGGAAATATTCAAGGAAAGTCAGAGCCGTGCCCGTTCCATGGCCCTTATCCATGAAAGATTGTATCTGTCCACTGATCTTAAACTCATCGATTTCGGTGATTACTTACAAACATTATCCGCCGAGCTTTTACATACCTACGCCACACAGAAAGAGATTATAGAACTAGAAATGAATGTAGAAAACATAAAAATGGATATTAACCATGCAATACCTTTAGGTTTAATCTCCAACGAACTTATTACCAACTGTTTTAAACATGCCTTCCCCAATGGCCGAAATGGTAAAGTCCAGATAGATCTCCGTAAAAATGGTGGTCTATGCGAAATGATCGTGCGGGATAATGGTGTAGGATTTCCAGAAGAGATAGATTTTAGAAACACTAATTCACTGGGGCTGCAAATGATAAACAGTTTAACCAAACAGATAGATGGAAGTATTGATCTGGATAATAACCCGGGTACAGAATTTAAAATTACTTTCAAAGATTCGAATAGGTGA
- the pdxS gene encoding pyridoxal 5'-phosphate synthase lyase subunit PdxS: MLHGTEVLKKGFAKMTKGGVIMDVVNAEQAVIAEDAGAVSVMALEKVPADIRAAGGVARMADPSKVLEIIDAVSIPVMAKARIGHFVEAQVLETLGVDMIDESEVLTPADEKYHINKKLFTIPFVCGARNLGEALRRIDEGAAMIRTKGEAGTGNVVEAVRHMRVIQGTIRELANKTEEELWSVARTLEAPLELVKEAQKQGRLPVVNFAAGGVATPADSALMMQLGADGVFVGSGIFKSENPTLVANAIVEATHNYKNPEIIAEVSRDLGNAMPGLEISEIPENERLQERGW; the protein is encoded by the coding sequence ATGTTGCATGGAACTGAAGTACTGAAAAAGGGCTTCGCCAAAATGACTAAAGGCGGAGTGATTATGGATGTTGTTAACGCTGAACAGGCAGTTATTGCTGAGGATGCTGGTGCAGTATCAGTTATGGCCCTGGAAAAGGTCCCCGCTGATATCCGGGCTGCCGGTGGAGTGGCCCGGATGGCCGATCCCTCCAAGGTCCTGGAGATCATAGATGCCGTGAGTATCCCGGTGATGGCCAAGGCCAGAATCGGCCACTTTGTAGAGGCCCAGGTCCTGGAAACCCTGGGAGTGGACATGATCGATGAGAGCGAAGTCCTAACTCCTGCCGATGAAAAATACCATATAAACAAAAAGTTATTTACCATACCATTTGTCTGCGGAGCACGGAATCTAGGAGAAGCTCTCCGCAGGATTGATGAAGGTGCCGCCATGATCCGTACCAAGGGAGAGGCAGGTACCGGTAACGTGGTGGAAGCTGTCCGTCACATGCGGGTGATCCAGGGAACCATCCGGGAACTCGCCAATAAAACCGAAGAGGAACTTTGGAGCGTGGCCAGAACACTGGAAGCGCCCCTGGAACTAGTGAAAGAGGCACAGAAACAGGGAAGGCTACCAGTGGTAAACTTTGCTGCTGGTGGTGTGGCCACTCCTGCTGATTCCGCCCTGATGATGCAACTCGGGGCAGACGGAGTATTTGTGGGCAGTGGAATTTTCAAATCAGAAAATCCCACACTGGTAGCCAACGCCATAGTGGAAGCCACCCACAACTACAAAAACCCAGAAATAATTGCTGAAGTTAGCCGAGATCTGGGAAATGCCATGCCCGGCCTGGAAATAAGCGAAATACCTGAAAATGAGCGTTTGCAGGAAAGAGGATGGTAA